From Rudanella lutea DSM 19387, a single genomic window includes:
- a CDS encoding homoserine O-acetyltransferase family protein, giving the protein MNYFDYKYSFPLEAGATLPGFRLAYTTFGTLNEERSNVIWICHALTGNADPTDWWNGMVGPGRYYDPAQWFVVCANILGSCYGSTGPLSINPETDEPFYHDFPAITIRDIVHALDLLRQELGIDRIHTCLGGSVGGQQAVEWGILKPGLIENLILIATNAVHSPWGIAFNESQRMAIEADPTWTERRPDAGAVGMKAARSIALLSYRNYDTYGFTQALDNNEQLDNYKAAGYQRYQGEKLVSRFNAFTYWTLSKVMDSHNVGRNRGSILKALEQIKARTLVVGIRSDVLFPPAEQQFLARHIPNAVYEEIDSLYGHDGFLIEFRPLTQIIRKWMGAEKVGEKVLTT; this is encoded by the coding sequence TTGAATTATTTCGACTATAAATATTCGTTTCCGCTCGAAGCCGGGGCTACGCTACCGGGCTTTCGACTGGCCTATACTACGTTTGGAACACTTAATGAGGAGCGTTCCAACGTGATTTGGATATGCCATGCCCTGACGGGCAATGCCGACCCGACCGATTGGTGGAATGGTATGGTAGGGCCGGGCCGCTACTACGACCCGGCGCAGTGGTTTGTGGTGTGCGCCAATATTCTGGGTTCCTGTTACGGGTCGACGGGGCCGCTTTCCATCAACCCCGAAACCGACGAACCGTTTTACCACGATTTTCCGGCTATCACGATCCGCGACATCGTCCATGCGCTCGATTTACTCCGGCAGGAGCTGGGCATCGACCGGATTCATACCTGTCTGGGTGGCTCTGTGGGGGGGCAGCAGGCGGTGGAGTGGGGTATTCTGAAACCGGGCCTGATCGAAAACCTCATTCTGATTGCGACCAACGCCGTGCATTCGCCCTGGGGAATTGCCTTCAACGAATCGCAGCGGATGGCCATTGAGGCCGACCCAACCTGGACCGAACGCCGACCCGATGCGGGGGCTGTCGGTATGAAAGCGGCCCGCTCTATTGCGCTGCTCTCGTACCGCAACTACGATACCTACGGGTTCACCCAGGCACTCGACAATAACGAACAATTGGATAACTACAAGGCTGCTGGTTATCAGCGATATCAAGGCGAAAAGCTCGTGTCGCGTTTCAACGCCTTTACGTACTGGACGCTCTCGAAGGTAATGGATTCGCACAACGTGGGGCGCAACCGGGGGAGTATCCTGAAAGCTTTGGAACAGATCAAGGCTCGCACGCTGGTTGTTGGTATCCGGTCTGATGTGTTGTTCCCGCCCGCCGAACAGCAGTTTCTGGCCCGGCATATTCCGAACGCCGTCTACGAAGAAATCGACTCGTTGTACGGGCACGACGGTTTTCTGATCGAATTCCGGCCGCTGACGCAGATAATCCGGAAGTGGATGGGAGCCGAGAAAGTAGGGGAGAAGGTGCTGACAACTTAA
- a CDS encoding MCP four helix bundle domain-containing protein: MKSRPTTLRDIILFASFLGLILVSVFLCRRALVDIHQMTTSIYEDRLVPTALVVNLTSAVYRKRMMLESTPPAEGAPTVALQERVKADNRRVDSLITDYVKTKLTSEEANQLRLFQQQLSDYNKAEAEALTRVSTQAADVYSKTLLDTFGQLLNSLNKLATLQLTVGEDVLEQAREKTRYILILTALQIGLILLIGSMMLQRSVDE, from the coding sequence ATGAAATCTCGGCCCACTACCTTACGGGATATTATACTCTTTGCCAGCTTTTTGGGCCTGATTCTGGTAAGTGTATTCCTGTGTCGGCGCGCCCTGGTCGACATTCACCAGATGACCACATCCATTTACGAAGATCGTTTGGTTCCCACGGCTTTGGTGGTCAACCTGACATCCGCAGTTTACCGCAAGCGAATGATGCTCGAAAGCACTCCACCGGCGGAAGGGGCGCCGACAGTAGCCCTTCAGGAACGGGTCAAAGCCGACAACCGGCGGGTCGATTCGCTCATTACCGACTACGTAAAAACGAAGCTAACCTCTGAAGAAGCCAATCAGCTTCGGTTGTTTCAGCAGCAACTGTCCGACTACAACAAGGCCGAGGCCGAGGCCCTAACCCGTGTATCGACCCAAGCGGCCGATGTGTACTCCAAAACGTTGCTCGATACGTTTGGGCAACTACTCAATTCGCTCAATAAACTGGCCACGCTCCAACTCACCGTGGGCGAAGACGTTCTGGAGCAGGCCCGCGAGAAAACCCGCTATATCCTAATTCTGACAGCCCTCCAGATCGGACTCATTCTGCTGATTGGCAGTATGATGCTGCAACGCAGTGTCGACGAGTAA
- a CDS encoding pyruvate carboxylase, whose amino-acid sequence MKDYIRPINRLLVANRGEIAIRIMRAATELGITTVAVYTYEDRYSLHRYKADEAYQIGRDEDPLKPYLDVEGIIALAKHKKVDAIHPGYGFLSENVTLARRCREEGIVFVGPSPEAMDALGDKVRAKNLATSADVPLIPDSREENMSPERAMEEATRIGFPIMVKAAAGGGGRGMRVVRNAEDFEKAFTEAKNEAKNAFGDDTIFLEKFIEDPKHIEVQLLGDTHGSLIHLYERDCSVQRRFQKVVEMAPSFGLRQETRNKLYEYALKIGRAVNYSNAGTVEFLVDKHENIYFIEVNPRIQVEHTITEEVTGIDLVRTQLLVAMGYKLSDNGIYINHQDEVPLNGYAIQCRITTEDPANGFKPDFGTIIAYRNAAGFGIRLDEGSSYPGVKISPYFDSMIVKVSSRGRTLKGAVQRLQRALVEFRIRGVKTNIPFLQNVIAHPIFQRGEARVSFIESHPELFNLRIPGDRSTRALKYLAEVIVNGNPEVKKVDKTKVFRTPAVPIYDQYGAYPKGNRDRLNELGREGFVQWLNDQKSVLYTDTTFRDGHQSLLATRVRTQDMLKVAEGFAKNHPELFSMEVWGGATFDVTMRFLHENPWKRLEAFREAMPNMLLQMLFRGSNAVGYSAYPDNLIEKFVEKSWETGIDVFRIFDSLNWVEAMKVSIRAVRERTNALAEAAICYTGDMLNPDKNHKYNLQYYLDLARQLEDEGAHILCIKDMAGLLKPLAAQVLVSELKKAVNIPVHLHTHDTAGIQAATYLTAIDAGVDVVDCALGALSGLTSQPNFNSVVAMMQGHERECPIDLGSLNAYSNYWEDVREYYYPFESGMKAGNAEVYENEIPGGQYSNLKPQAIATGLGDKFEVLKKNYVVVNQLFGDIVKVTPSSKVVGDMAIFMTANNLTAKDVLERGESLAFPESVKELMKGLLGQAPGGFPEDIQKAVLKGEEPLTGRPNEHLAPINFDADFEQFQQKYPRNEGFTDYLSYQMYPKVYDEYYKARQEYGDVSIIPTPAFLYGLKENEEILIEIAEGKNILVRLLFKSEPDELGMRTITFELNGQSRQVKVRDKSLKVDKAQNQKVSKPGDVGAPLQGRLTRILVKPGDVVKKNQPLFVIEAMKMESIVSAPNAGTVKQVVLKENTTVEQDDWVLELA is encoded by the coding sequence ATGAAGGATTACATCCGCCCGATTAACCGCCTGCTTGTTGCCAACCGGGGCGAAATCGCCATCCGCATCATGCGGGCCGCTACCGAGTTGGGAATTACCACTGTTGCGGTGTACACCTACGAAGACCGCTACTCGCTGCATCGCTATAAAGCCGATGAAGCGTATCAGATTGGTCGTGATGAAGACCCCCTAAAACCTTACCTGGACGTAGAGGGGATCATAGCGCTGGCGAAACATAAGAAGGTCGACGCTATTCATCCGGGCTACGGTTTCCTCTCAGAAAACGTAACGCTGGCTCGTCGCTGCCGGGAAGAGGGTATCGTATTCGTCGGACCGTCGCCCGAGGCAATGGATGCGCTGGGCGACAAAGTGCGGGCCAAAAACCTGGCTACCTCGGCCGATGTTCCTCTGATTCCCGATTCGCGGGAGGAAAACATGTCGCCGGAGCGGGCCATGGAAGAAGCTACCCGGATCGGCTTCCCGATTATGGTGAAGGCTGCCGCCGGGGGAGGTGGTCGCGGTATGCGCGTGGTGCGGAACGCGGAAGACTTCGAGAAAGCGTTTACTGAAGCCAAGAACGAAGCAAAAAATGCTTTTGGCGATGATACGATCTTCCTCGAAAAATTTATTGAAGACCCCAAACATATTGAGGTACAGCTCCTGGGCGATACACACGGTAGCCTGATCCACCTGTACGAACGGGATTGCTCGGTACAACGGCGTTTTCAGAAGGTAGTCGAAATGGCCCCTTCGTTTGGCCTGCGGCAGGAAACCCGCAACAAGTTGTACGAGTACGCCTTGAAAATAGGCCGGGCTGTTAACTACTCCAATGCCGGAACCGTTGAGTTTCTGGTCGATAAGCACGAGAATATCTACTTCATCGAGGTGAACCCCCGGATTCAGGTGGAGCACACCATTACCGAAGAAGTGACAGGTATCGACCTTGTGCGGACGCAGTTGCTCGTCGCGATGGGCTACAAGCTGTCGGACAACGGAATCTATATCAACCATCAGGACGAGGTTCCGCTCAACGGCTACGCCATTCAGTGCCGGATCACGACGGAAGACCCTGCCAATGGTTTCAAACCGGATTTTGGCACCATTATCGCCTACCGCAACGCGGCTGGTTTCGGTATCCGTCTGGATGAAGGCAGTAGCTATCCGGGCGTTAAGATTTCGCCCTATTTCGACTCCATGATCGTGAAGGTTTCCTCGCGGGGCCGGACGCTCAAAGGAGCTGTGCAACGCTTGCAGCGGGCGTTGGTAGAGTTCCGGATTCGGGGGGTGAAAACGAACATTCCGTTCCTTCAGAACGTAATTGCCCACCCCATTTTCCAACGGGGCGAAGCGCGGGTGTCGTTCATTGAGAGCCATCCCGAACTTTTTAATCTGCGTATCCCCGGCGACCGCTCAACGCGGGCGTTGAAGTACCTGGCCGAGGTGATTGTCAACGGTAATCCGGAGGTTAAGAAAGTTGATAAAACAAAGGTATTCCGTACACCTGCCGTACCAATTTACGATCAGTACGGGGCTTATCCGAAAGGCAATCGCGACCGGCTCAATGAGCTGGGTCGGGAGGGATTTGTGCAGTGGCTGAACGATCAGAAGTCGGTTCTTTACACGGATACTACCTTCCGCGATGGCCACCAATCGTTGCTGGCTACCCGCGTGCGGACGCAGGACATGCTGAAAGTCGCCGAAGGGTTTGCCAAAAATCACCCTGAGCTCTTTTCGATGGAAGTGTGGGGCGGGGCTACCTTCGATGTGACCATGCGTTTTCTGCACGAGAACCCCTGGAAGCGGCTCGAAGCCTTCCGGGAGGCCATGCCCAACATGCTGCTCCAAATGCTTTTCCGCGGCTCTAACGCCGTTGGTTACTCGGCTTACCCGGATAACCTGATTGAGAAATTCGTGGAGAAATCCTGGGAAACGGGCATCGACGTGTTCCGGATTTTTGACTCGCTCAACTGGGTAGAAGCGATGAAAGTGAGCATCCGCGCCGTTCGTGAGCGAACCAACGCACTCGCCGAAGCAGCTATCTGCTACACCGGCGATATGCTCAACCCCGACAAAAATCACAAGTATAACCTCCAGTATTATCTGGATCTGGCCCGTCAGCTCGAAGACGAAGGGGCCCATATCTTGTGTATCAAGGATATGGCTGGCCTGCTCAAGCCGCTGGCCGCCCAGGTCTTGGTGAGCGAACTGAAAAAAGCGGTGAATATTCCGGTACACCTGCACACGCACGACACAGCGGGCATTCAGGCAGCTACCTACCTGACCGCGATTGACGCCGGTGTCGACGTGGTCGACTGCGCTCTGGGTGCGCTTTCGGGCCTGACCTCGCAGCCGAACTTCAACTCAGTGGTGGCCATGATGCAGGGTCACGAGCGCGAATGTCCCATCGACCTGGGTTCGTTGAATGCCTACTCCAACTACTGGGAGGATGTGCGCGAGTATTACTATCCGTTTGAGTCGGGTATGAAGGCCGGTAATGCGGAGGTGTACGAAAACGAAATCCCCGGCGGCCAATACTCGAACCTGAAACCACAGGCCATTGCCACGGGGCTGGGTGACAAGTTCGAAGTGCTGAAAAAGAATTACGTGGTGGTTAACCAGTTATTCGGCGACATTGTGAAGGTGACGCCTTCGTCCAAAGTAGTGGGTGATATGGCAATCTTCATGACCGCCAACAACCTGACCGCTAAGGATGTGCTGGAGCGGGGCGAGTCGCTGGCATTCCCCGAATCGGTGAAGGAGCTGATGAAAGGATTGCTGGGTCAGGCGCCCGGTGGTTTCCCCGAAGACATCCAGAAAGCGGTGCTGAAAGGAGAGGAGCCGCTGACCGGCCGCCCGAACGAGCACCTGGCCCCGATTAACTTCGATGCTGACTTTGAGCAGTTCCAGCAGAAGTACCCTCGCAACGAAGGCTTCACGGATTACCTCTCGTACCAGATGTACCCGAAGGTGTACGACGAGTACTACAAGGCGCGTCAGGAGTATGGCGACGTTAGCATCATCCCGACGCCCGCTTTCCTGTACGGCCTGAAAGAGAACGAAGAAATTCTGATTGAGATAGCCGAGGGCAAGAACATTCTGGTTCGGTTGCTGTTCAAATCGGAGCCCGATGAGCTGGGTATGCGGACGATCACGTTTGAACTGAACGGTCAAAGCCGTCAGGTGAAAGTGCGCGACAAATCGTTGAAGGTAGATAAGGCCCAAAACCAGAAAGTGAGCAAGCCCGGCGACGTAGGGGCGCCCTTACAGGGTCGCCTGACGCGGATTCTGGTGAAGCCCGGCGATGTGGTGAAGAAGAATCAGCCTCTGTTTGTGATCGAGGCCATGAAGATGGAGAGTATCGTATCGGCACCCAATGCCGGCACCGTGAAGCAGGTAGTATTAAAAGAAAATACCACTGTGGAGCAGGACGACTGGGTACTGGAATTGGCATAA
- a CDS encoding TM2 domain-containing protein yields the protein MNSANPNPLLYLPDMQPEELNYIQSITRDLTPQQLEQFVYLYRTKRKDNQTIMIVALAGFAGFAGIHRFILGQIGMGILYFLTLGFCGIGTIVDLLNSRSMTNEYNQRQAFESLRMVQMGFR from the coding sequence ATGAACTCCGCAAACCCGAATCCGTTGCTGTACTTACCCGACATGCAACCCGAAGAATTGAACTATATCCAGAGTATCACCCGTGACCTGACTCCCCAGCAACTAGAGCAGTTTGTGTACCTGTATCGTACCAAACGCAAAGATAACCAGACCATTATGATTGTGGCACTGGCCGGATTTGCCGGGTTTGCGGGGATTCACCGGTTTATTCTGGGACAGATCGGGATGGGTATTTTGTATTTTCTGACGCTCGGCTTCTGTGGCATTGGCACCATTGTCGACCTGTTAAACAGTCGTTCGATGACCAACGAATATAATCAGCGACAAGCCTTCGAAAGCCTCCGTATGGTGCAGATGGGCTTCCGCTAA
- a CDS encoding DUF2752 domain-containing protein, whose product MTRFGRYFELFVWVGGLLWLAFSEVESAHYSVCVFRAAGFEHCPGCGLGHGVSHLLHGRLAESWASHPLAIPALLILLNRVWQLAKFDSTNKHQIQ is encoded by the coding sequence ATGACTCGCTTTGGTCGTTATTTCGAACTGTTTGTTTGGGTGGGTGGCCTGTTGTGGCTGGCCTTTTCCGAGGTCGAATCGGCGCATTACTCCGTGTGCGTATTTCGGGCGGCTGGGTTCGAGCATTGCCCCGGTTGCGGGCTGGGGCATGGGGTGAGTCATTTGTTACATGGCCGTTTAGCCGAATCCTGGGCCAGTCATCCGCTCGCCATTCCGGCTCTCCTGATTTTGTTGAATCGTGTGTGGCAACTCGCCAAATTTGACTCAACAAACAAACACCAAATACAATGA
- a CDS encoding Gfo/Idh/MocA family protein, protein MNNFGFQSRRHFLSTVGGAALTLPALTDALGQPLQTRKLGIALVGLGYYSKNLLAPALQQTQYCRLAGIVTGTPAKADEWMAKYNIPKANVYDYKNFDRIADNPDIDIVYVVLPNSMHTEFVVRAAQAGKHVICEKPLAITEAECDQMINACRKASKQLAVGYRLHYEPFTQEVMRLGQQKVFGAVKFVESSDGFRIGDPSQWRMKKAMAGGGPLMDVGIYAVQGARYVTGEEPISVTAQFSAKTEPQKFKEVEETMSWQFRFPSGAMSNSTTSYTAGVERLYASCEKGWFELSPAFGYGPLKGRTSKGPIEMPVVNHQAAHMDGVSKTLMEGKPLPDHITGEEGKRDVRLLQAIYRAAETGRTINLK, encoded by the coding sequence ATGAATAATTTTGGTTTTCAATCGCGACGGCACTTTCTGTCGACCGTTGGCGGGGCTGCGCTCACCTTGCCCGCGCTTACCGATGCCCTGGGACAGCCTCTGCAAACCCGCAAACTGGGCATCGCACTGGTCGGGCTGGGTTACTACAGCAAAAATCTGCTGGCTCCCGCTCTGCAACAAACACAGTACTGCCGATTGGCGGGTATTGTGACCGGCACCCCGGCCAAAGCCGATGAGTGGATGGCTAAATACAATATACCGAAAGCGAACGTCTACGATTATAAAAACTTTGACCGCATTGCCGATAACCCCGACATCGACATTGTGTACGTGGTGTTGCCCAACTCCATGCACACCGAATTTGTAGTGCGGGCCGCTCAGGCGGGTAAGCACGTGATCTGCGAAAAACCGTTGGCCATCACCGAAGCCGAGTGCGACCAGATGATTAATGCCTGCCGAAAAGCCAGCAAGCAGTTGGCCGTTGGGTATCGGCTGCACTACGAGCCATTCACGCAGGAGGTGATGCGGCTGGGGCAGCAAAAAGTATTTGGGGCCGTTAAGTTTGTGGAAAGCAGCGATGGGTTCCGCATTGGCGATCCGAGTCAGTGGCGGATGAAAAAGGCCATGGCGGGCGGTGGGCCGCTGATGGATGTGGGCATTTATGCGGTTCAGGGCGCCCGCTACGTGACGGGCGAAGAACCGATCTCGGTAACCGCTCAGTTCTCGGCCAAAACCGAGCCACAGAAATTTAAAGAAGTAGAAGAGACCATGTCGTGGCAGTTCCGGTTTCCGAGCGGGGCCATGAGCAACTCAACAACCAGCTACACGGCCGGCGTGGAGCGGTTGTACGCATCCTGCGAAAAAGGTTGGTTTGAGCTGTCGCCCGCTTTTGGGTATGGCCCGCTCAAAGGGCGCACCAGTAAAGGACCCATCGAAATGCCCGTGGTGAACCATCAGGCGGCCCACATGGACGGTGTATCGAAAACGTTGATGGAAGGCAAGCCTTTGCCCGACCACATTACCGGCGAAGAAGGCAAGCGCGATGTTCGGTTGCTACAGGCAATCTACCGCGCTGCCGAAACCGGCCGAACAATTAATTTGAAATAA
- a CDS encoding outer membrane beta-barrel protein, with the protein MKRLYGSILLLWLVSLSVHAQKSFILQHQPKNGFFSISSGVSLPTGKFGLCSTRDEEAGLAKQGTMASISAGYRVAGPVGLMVRYEIFRNRVHEEALLDGVYRINGDTWTANAGFWAITSLTAGPYVNIPVGRWTIQARATMGQASGICPSTSLNGRFMDIPMAIETSEVRSTTRSYNGGLTLRYRLGRSTALQFNTDYSRADFTFSDMKTVTSTGLGRGQTSLMTSVKPISVVSVSAGLTILFGNRSRVF; encoded by the coding sequence ATGAAACGACTTTACGGAAGTATCTTGCTCCTGTGGCTGGTAAGCCTTTCGGTACACGCACAGAAGAGCTTTATTTTACAGCATCAGCCCAAAAACGGATTTTTTTCGATCAGTAGCGGGGTGAGCCTGCCCACGGGTAAGTTTGGTCTTTGCTCTACCCGCGACGAAGAGGCCGGCCTGGCCAAACAGGGAACCATGGCGAGCATTTCGGCTGGCTACCGGGTAGCGGGACCCGTTGGGCTGATGGTCCGGTACGAAATTTTTCGCAACCGGGTGCACGAAGAAGCCCTGCTCGACGGGGTGTACCGCATTAATGGCGACACCTGGACGGCCAACGCCGGTTTCTGGGCGATTACCTCGCTCACGGCCGGGCCGTACGTCAACATCCCGGTGGGGCGCTGGACCATTCAGGCGCGGGCTACCATGGGGCAGGCCTCCGGTATTTGCCCCAGCACCAGTTTAAACGGCCGGTTTATGGATATTCCGATGGCGATTGAAACTAGTGAAGTTCGCTCAACGACCCGCTCGTACAATGGTGGCCTTACGCTGCGGTACCGGCTCGGCCGGAGCACCGCCCTGCAGTTTAATACTGATTACAGCCGTGCCGATTTCACGTTTTCCGACATGAAAACGGTAACCAGCACGGGCCTTGGTCGTGGGCAGACAAGCCTTATGACCAGCGTAAAGCCGATTAGTGTCGTGAGCGTATCGGCGGGGCTTACCATTCTGTTCGGTAACCGAAGCCGGGTATTTTAA
- a CDS encoding LytR/AlgR family response regulator transcription factor — translation MNPSLLQKIAQLGLSARSRQQAPAGLELPFPKGRRWVPLSAILMLEGTSNYTLLHFRDGSQLLVAITLKALADRLPAGSFARPHRKYMFNWQYIKAVHRPENEVVLAGGIRLPIARRRLTEFINEYRGHLHA, via the coding sequence ATGAACCCCTCTTTGCTGCAAAAAATTGCTCAGTTAGGTCTCTCGGCCCGGTCGCGCCAACAAGCCCCTGCCGGGTTAGAACTCCCCTTTCCGAAAGGCCGCCGGTGGGTACCTCTGTCGGCCATTCTGATGCTCGAAGGCACGAGCAACTACACCCTGCTTCACTTCCGCGACGGTTCGCAACTACTCGTGGCCATTACGCTCAAAGCACTGGCCGACCGATTGCCCGCAGGGTCGTTTGCCCGGCCGCATCGGAAGTACATGTTCAACTGGCAGTATATCAAGGCTGTACACCGGCCTGAGAACGAGGTTGTACTGGCAGGTGGTATTCGGCTGCCGATTGCCCGCCGACGGCTGACCGAGTTTATAAACGAGTACCGGGGGCACCTGCACGCCTGA
- a CDS encoding glutathionylspermidine synthase family protein — protein MIQLKTLSVSPDKQLRNIGWDWMLGTDTVPYLTNEVVTVSEADVDAYHDAAAELFEMYVAAAQHVIDRDRFAELGIPANLVELIRHSWDDDRQIHLYGRFDLAMTDRGVKLIEFNADTATCLPETAVVQYAHLRANDLDESRQFNAVYETLVGQFRYLREQNPDLDPSLLLSTTRDTDGNGIPEDDANVALIAEAAREAGFDTAIAYIDTVDFSATEGIFRQDPFSGRFIRYDYWFKLVPWEVMAEDEPDLCALLTQAVRNRRTLVLNPAYTLLFQSKYILKILWELYPNHPLLLRTETGPLTDVPSVEKVIFGREGANVRILETSGQVRLAADGEYGDYPKVYQQYVAFPTDAAGHTYQAGVFYAGEPCGLGFRRGGLILDNGAQFVGHMVG, from the coding sequence ATGATTCAACTTAAAACACTATCCGTTAGCCCCGACAAGCAGCTCCGCAACATTGGTTGGGACTGGATGCTCGGTACCGATACCGTTCCTTATCTCACCAACGAAGTGGTGACCGTTTCTGAAGCCGACGTTGATGCGTATCACGATGCGGCCGCCGAGTTATTCGAGATGTACGTTGCGGCCGCGCAGCACGTGATCGACCGCGACCGTTTTGCGGAACTCGGGATTCCGGCCAATCTGGTCGAGCTGATTCGGCACTCGTGGGACGACGACCGGCAGATTCACCTCTACGGCCGGTTCGACCTGGCCATGACCGACCGGGGCGTGAAGCTGATTGAGTTTAATGCCGATACCGCAACCTGCCTGCCCGAGACGGCCGTAGTGCAGTATGCGCATTTGCGGGCCAACGACCTCGACGAGTCGCGGCAGTTCAACGCCGTGTACGAAACGTTGGTGGGGCAGTTCCGATACCTGCGCGAGCAAAACCCCGACCTCGACCCATCACTGCTACTCTCGACCACCCGCGACACCGACGGTAACGGCATTCCCGAAGATGATGCCAACGTAGCGCTGATTGCCGAGGCCGCCCGCGAGGCTGGCTTCGACACCGCCATTGCGTACATTGATACCGTCGATTTCTCGGCCACCGAAGGCATTTTCCGGCAAGACCCGTTCAGTGGACGGTTTATCCGGTATGATTACTGGTTTAAGCTGGTACCCTGGGAAGTGATGGCCGAAGATGAACCCGATTTGTGCGCATTGCTCACGCAGGCCGTACGCAATCGGCGCACACTGGTGCTCAACCCGGCTTACACGCTGCTGTTCCAGTCGAAGTATATCCTGAAAATTCTGTGGGAGCTGTACCCAAATCACCCGTTACTGCTGCGCACCGAAACCGGACCTCTGACAGATGTGCCGAGTGTGGAAAAGGTGATTTTTGGGCGTGAAGGTGCTAATGTACGTATTCTGGAGACGAGCGGGCAGGTTCGGCTGGCCGCCGATGGCGAGTACGGCGATTACCCCAAAGTGTACCAGCAATATGTTGCCTTCCCGACCGATGCCGCCGGGCATACCTATCAGGCCGGTGTGTTTTACGCGGGCGAACCCTGCGGGCTGGGCTTCCGGCGCGGAGGGCTTATCCTGGACAATGGGGCTCAATTTGTCGGCCATATGGTTGGGTAG
- a CDS encoding NAD-dependent succinate-semialdehyde dehydrogenase gives MQFQTINPYTGGVLAEYPAHTDAEIDQLLTQADAQFAHWSEGPFAVRAACFRRLGRLLRDRQEELAQLMTAEMGKIMAESRAEIEKCAGQCDYYAENAETLLQPETIPTEARQSGYRYEPVGVVLAIMPWNFPFWQVFRYAVPALMAGNVTLLKPAPNTLGCGLAIEKAFRDAGFPEGVFACLVADVPALKAVIEDDRVGMITLTGSERAGASVAALAGANIKKCVLELGGSDPLIVLADADLDKAAQAAVTSRMSNAGQVCIAAKRWLVEEAVAEAFTQRVAELIRGIRQGDPFDPAVQMGPIARLDLAEGLEKQLQQALAQGAQLLVGGQRNGTQMQPTLLGNVRPDNVVFQEETFGPLATITAVADADEAVQLANASRYGLSAAIWTADLDRAEQLARRLRVGSVFVNAVVRSDSRLPIGGVKKSGYGRELAGPGIREFCTVKTVYIA, from the coding sequence ATGCAATTTCAAACCATAAACCCCTATACCGGTGGGGTATTAGCCGAGTACCCAGCGCATACCGACGCCGAAATTGATCAATTACTCACACAGGCCGATGCGCAATTTGCCCATTGGTCGGAAGGGCCATTTGCCGTTCGAGCGGCCTGTTTTCGGCGCTTGGGTCGCCTGTTGCGCGACCGGCAGGAAGAACTGGCGCAGCTGATGACGGCCGAAATGGGTAAGATCATGGCCGAGTCGCGGGCCGAAATAGAGAAGTGTGCCGGGCAGTGCGACTATTATGCCGAAAACGCTGAGACCTTGCTACAGCCCGAAACCATCCCGACGGAGGCCCGGCAGAGTGGCTACCGGTACGAGCCGGTGGGCGTGGTGCTGGCCATCATGCCCTGGAATTTTCCGTTCTGGCAAGTGTTTCGGTATGCTGTACCGGCTCTGATGGCGGGCAATGTTACCCTGCTTAAACCGGCTCCCAACACGCTTGGCTGTGGATTGGCTATCGAAAAAGCGTTTCGGGACGCGGGCTTCCCCGAGGGGGTGTTTGCCTGCCTTGTGGCCGACGTACCCGCCCTGAAAGCGGTGATCGAAGACGATCGCGTGGGCATGATTACACTTACCGGCAGCGAGCGGGCCGGGGCGTCGGTGGCGGCATTAGCCGGTGCGAACATCAAAAAATGCGTACTCGAATTGGGCGGTAGCGACCCCCTAATTGTACTGGCCGACGCCGATCTGGACAAGGCCGCGCAGGCTGCCGTAACCTCGCGCATGAGCAATGCCGGTCAGGTGTGTATTGCCGCCAAACGGTGGCTGGTCGAGGAGGCTGTTGCTGAGGCTTTCACCCAGCGCGTTGCCGAGCTGATCCGGGGTATCCGACAGGGCGACCCCTTCGACCCCGCCGTGCAGATGGGTCCCATTGCCCGGCTCGATTTGGCCGAGGGACTTGAAAAACAGCTACAGCAGGCACTGGCGCAAGGTGCCCAATTGCTGGTGGGTGGCCAACGCAACGGTACTCAAATGCAGCCGACACTTCTCGGCAACGTGCGCCCCGATAACGTGGTGTTTCAGGAGGAAACCTTCGGACCACTGGCAACGATCACGGCCGTTGCCGATGCCGACGAAGCCGTGCAACTGGCCAACGCGTCGCGCTACGGGTTGAGTGCCGCCATCTGGACCGCCGACCTCGACCGGGCTGAGCAACTGGCCCGGCGGCTGCGGGTGGGCAGTGTGTTTGTCAATGCGGTGGTCCGGTCCGACTCACGGCTGCCGATTGGGGGCGTGAAGAAATCGGGGTACGGTCGCGAACTGGCAGGGCCGGGTATTCGGGAGTTCTGTACGGTCAAAACGGTTTACATAGCGTAG